The genomic window CGAGGTCCACGTCGCCAGCGCCGTCCCACCGAGAACGTAGAGGAACAACACCTTGAACACGTAGATCGTGTGGATCATTTTCGGTGTACCGAAACCGTACTCCACCCAGTGGAGAGCCAGTGCTTTCGTGCGTTCCATGAGTGGTTTCTCCAGGAATGTTTCCTGGTCGACCGGTGGGAAGTCGCCCGTTTTGAAGCCCATGCTGCTCGCCTTTCCTGGGGCCGTTTCTGTTTCGGAGCGTGACGGTCCTCGCCCGGAATTCTCGCGGGCCAGGACTTCGGGTGAATCTTGCAGGTGAATTTTGCAGATGAATTTTTCGGATGGATGTGTCGAGTGAATGCTTATGCATTCACGGGGAAACGGGGAGTACGCGAAGGCGTGGTTTGTCGATCTTCCCCACGGGATTCTTCGGCAACGACTCGGTGACGAAGACCGACACCGGTACCTTGATCCGGGCCAGCGAGCCGCGGCAGTGCTCGATGAGCTCGGCGGCGGTGACCTCCGCGCCCGGCAGCAGTGCGACATGGGCGACGGGAACCTCACCGAGCACGGGGTCGGGTGCACCGACCACCGCCGCTTCCAGCACCGCCGGGTGGGCGTGCAGGGCGTTCTCGATCTCCTTGGGGTAGATGTTCTCCCCGCCTCGGATGATCATGTCCTTGATCCGGTCGACCAGGACGAGATAGCCGTCCGCGTCGAAGCGTCCGACGTCGCCGGTGTGCAACCAGCCGTCGACGACGGTGTCGGCCGTCTCCCGCGGCAGACCGAGGTAGCCGCGCATGACGTTCGGCCCCCGGACGACCACTTCGCCCACCGACCCGTCGTCGAGTACGTTGCCCTCGGCGTCCATCACGGCGACGGTCTGCCCGGCCAGCGGGAGCCCGACCGTCCCGGGCTTGCGTGGCCCGGCGGGCGGATTCAGGGTCGAGGCGCAGGTGCCCTCGGACAGCCCGTACCCCTCGACGATCGGCACCGCGAACCGCTTCTCGAACCGGGCGATCAGTTCGGTCGGCATCGGTGCGGCCCCGCAGATCGCCCGGCGCAGGGACGTGGTGTCCGGGCGCACCTCCTCCGGCAGCGACACCAACATCGCGTAGATCGCCGGAACGGCCGAGAAGTAGGTCGGCCGGGCACGTTCGACCGCGGCGAAGAAGGCCGACGTCCGGAAGCGGCCGGCGATCGTCGTACGTCCGCCCGCGAGCAGCGGCGACAGCACACTCACCACGATCCCGTTGACGTGGAACAACGGCAGGATCAGCAGGCTGTGATCGGTCTCGTCCAGGCCGAGGCCGTCGATGATCATCCGGCACATCGCCGCGACGTTGCCGTGGTCGAGCATGACGCCCTTCGGGCGCCCCGTGGTCCCGCTCGTGTAGATGATCAGGGCCAGGGAGTCGGAGGCGGGAACGACGGCGTCGGCGGTGGTGCTCGAGGAGGTGTCCTCCTCCTCGAGCGAGGCGTGCACCACCGCGGTCACGTCGAGCGTCCCGGCGGTGCGTGTCCCGTCGTCGGCGATCACCACCTTGGCCGCGGAGTCCTCGATCTGATGGCGAACCTCGGCGTCGGTGAGCTCAGGGTTCACGGGCGTGACCGCGGCGCCCAGGCGCCATGCCGCGAACATGGTGACGACCAGTTCCAGACGATTCGGCAGAACCACCGCGACCACATCTCCGGCCCGTATTCCGTTGGCCCGGAGAACTGCCGCCGCGCCTCGGACGCGTTTCAGGAAATCCTGATTCTCCAGCTGCTCATGGTCGTCTGCGATACAGGGGCCCGTGGGGTTTCTGGCGGCCCGGGCATCCGGCAATTCGGCGATGTGCTGCACGATTCCTCACCATTGAGTCGCACCGTGACGAAGTAATGAGGAAAAGGTAGGCAGGGAGCACGTGTCCGGCTATGGGCTTGCATCCCAGCCCGGGACCGTCCCTTTGTGCCACCGTCACAAAGCGGGAAGCGCGGTGACCGGGCGCCGCCAGGTACTGTCCCGGCATGAGCCGTCACGTTACCTTCCCGGTATGAACGTCCATGTCGACGGTGCCGTGCACGATGTCGCCAAGCACCTCCAGGCCGATCTGGAGAACCTCACCGCGGGAATGACCGCGATGTTCGTCGACGTCATCCCCGAGTTCCGCCACGACGACGCCGTGCGGCGACTCATGATCGCCAGCACCTCGTCGAATCTCCTGGCCATCCTCGACATGCTCGCTCTGGGTATCTCCCTCGACGACATCACCGTGCCGCCGGCCGCGGCCGAGTACGCCCGGCGCTTCGCCCAGCACGACCTGTCCCTGGAAGCCTTGCTGCGCGCCTACCGCCTCGGCGAGCACATGGTCGTGCAGCGGGCCATGACCGCCCTCGGACGCCTCGAACTGTCCATGGAGGACGCGCTGGCGACGACGAGCCGGATCGCGCTCCTGACGAACAGTTACATCGACCAGGTCATCGAGGGTGTCATCGACATCTATGAGAACGAGCGCAGACGATGGGACGCCCGCTCCGACGCGGCCCGCGCCGCCCAGGTCCGGGCCGTGCTCGACACCGAGGGGCTGGACCTGGCATCGGCCGAGAAGATGCTGTCGACGTCCCTTCGCGGGTGGCACCTCGCGGCGATCATCTGGACGCGTCCCGGCTCACCCGCCCAGGCCGGGGCCGGACTCCGTGCCGGGGCGGCGATTCTGGCCGCGGCCACCGGCAAGACCCCGCTGACGATCTCCGCCGACGAGCAGACGTACTGGGCCTGGATCTCCTCCGCCGGCAAGCCGGTCCTCGACGTTCCCCGGCTCGAAGAGGAGCTCGGCAGACACCCCGCGCTCCGTATCGCCATCGGCGACCCGTCCTCCGGACTCGACGGATTCCGCCAGACGTTCCGGGACGCGCAGCGCGCCCGCAATGTCGCCGTCACCGGAGCCGACCCCGACCGCTCACTCACCCTGCACTCCCACGTCGCGCTGGCCGGCCTCCTCGTCGATCACCTCACCGACGTCAAGGCCTGGGCCGAACGCGTCCTCGGCGACCTCATGCGCGATGACGACGCCACGATCCGCCTGCGCGAGACCGTGCAGGTCTTCCTGGACGCACGAGGCAGCTTCACCGACGCCGCCACCCGCATGCACGTCCACAAGAACACCGTGCACTACCGCGTCCGCAAGGCCGAGGAGATCCTGGGCCACCCGCTCACCGAGAGCCGACTGGACATCGAGGTGGCCCTGCTGGCCTGCGCACAGCTCGGGCTCCGGTCCGTGGAGGGTGCGCGGAGACCGTCGTGACCGACGAGGCGCAACGGTCGTGGCAGGCGAGGGAGGCCCTGGGGTGCCCTGTTCGCCGGAGTGTGGCGACTCGCGGTTGCCGGGCCGTCCGGTGTGAGGGTCGTGTCTACGGTGCGTTCTCGTAGAGCGTGACCACGCAGGCCCCGCCCAGACCGATGTTGTGCTGGAGCGCGGTCCGTACGTCCTCGACCTGGCGGGCGTCGGCCTGGCCGCGCAGCTGCCAGGAAAGCTCGGCGCACTGGGCCAGGCCGGTCGCCCCGAGGGGGTGTCCCTTGGAGAGCAGGCCGCCGGAGGGGTTGGTGACCACTTTGCCGCCGTAGGTGTTGTCGCCGTCGAGCACGAACTTCTCGCCCGTACCCTCCGGGGTGAAGCCGAGCGCTTCGTAGCTGATCAGTTCGTTGGACGTGAAGCAGTCGTGCAACTCGGCCACGCCGATGTCCTCCGGCCCGTACCCGCTCGCCTCGTAGACCTGCCGGGCGGCCTCCCGCGTCATGTCGTAGCCGACCACCCGCATCATGTCTCCCGAGTCGAAGGTGCCCGGGGTGTCGCTGGTCATGGCCTGGGCGCGGATCACGACGGGGGAGCGCACGCGGTGCCGGCGGGCGAAGTCCTCGCTGCAGAGCACCGCCGCGGCGGCCCCGCAGGTCGGTGGGCAGCACTGCAGCCGGGTCAGGGGCCCGTAGATGTGCGGCGAGGCGAGTACCTCGTCCTCCGTGACGGGG from Streptomyces sp. DSM 40750 includes these protein-coding regions:
- a CDS encoding class I adenylate-forming enzyme family protein, with protein sequence MQHIAELPDARAARNPTGPCIADDHEQLENQDFLKRVRGAAAVLRANGIRAGDVVAVVLPNRLELVVTMFAAWRLGAAVTPVNPELTDAEVRHQIEDSAAKVVIADDGTRTAGTLDVTAVVHASLEEEDTSSSTTADAVVPASDSLALIIYTSGTTGRPKGVMLDHGNVAAMCRMIIDGLGLDETDHSLLILPLFHVNGIVVSVLSPLLAGGRTTIAGRFRTSAFFAAVERARPTYFSAVPAIYAMLVSLPEEVRPDTTSLRRAICGAAPMPTELIARFEKRFAVPIVEGYGLSEGTCASTLNPPAGPRKPGTVGLPLAGQTVAVMDAEGNVLDDGSVGEVVVRGPNVMRGYLGLPRETADTVVDGWLHTGDVGRFDADGYLVLVDRIKDMIIRGGENIYPKEIENALHAHPAVLEAAVVGAPDPVLGEVPVAHVALLPGAEVTAAELIEHCRGSLARIKVPVSVFVTESLPKNPVGKIDKPRLRVLPVSP
- a CDS encoding helix-turn-helix domain-containing protein, producing MNVHVDGAVHDVAKHLQADLENLTAGMTAMFVDVIPEFRHDDAVRRLMIASTSSNLLAILDMLALGISLDDITVPPAAAEYARRFAQHDLSLEALLRAYRLGEHMVVQRAMTALGRLELSMEDALATTSRIALLTNSYIDQVIEGVIDIYENERRRWDARSDAARAAQVRAVLDTEGLDLASAEKMLSTSLRGWHLAAIIWTRPGSPAQAGAGLRAGAAILAAATGKTPLTISADEQTYWAWISSAGKPVLDVPRLEEELGRHPALRIAIGDPSSGLDGFRQTFRDAQRARNVAVTGADPDRSLTLHSHVALAGLLVDHLTDVKAWAERVLGDLMRDDDATIRLRETVQVFLDARGSFTDAATRMHVHKNTVHYRVRKAEEILGHPLTESRLDIEVALLACAQLGLRSVEGARRPS
- a CDS encoding lipid-transfer protein, which translates into the protein MVDKVRVAGVGMIPFGRPGRSESYPVMAERAARSALDDAGIPYQAVQQAYAGYVYGDSTAGQCALYSLGLSAIPVVNVNNNCSTGSSALWLARQAVASGAADCVLAVGFEQMRPGALGSVWGDRPDPLRRLLDRMTELQGFDERIPVAAQLFGGAGVAYTDKYGTDPATFAKIAVKARRHAAGNPYAVFRTPVTEDEVLASPHIYGPLTRLQCCPPTCGAAAAVLCSEDFARRHRVRSPVVIRAQAMTSDTPGTFDSGDMMRVVGYDMTREAARQVYEASGYGPEDIGVAELHDCFTSNELISYEALGFTPEGTGEKFVLDGDNTYGGKVVTNPSGGLLSKGHPLGATGLAQCAELSWQLRGQADARQVEDVRTALQHNIGLGGACVVTLYENAP